A region of the Elusimicrobiota bacterium genome:
ATTCAATGCCTGTTGCTCTATTAGAGCTTAGTAGTATTTTGATAAGTTCATCTCTTATTCTTTCGCTTGAAACTTTATCTAATCTGGTCTTTTTGATTGCTTCAAATGTTTCCGTGTCAATAGCAAAGTTTAGAATGGTTGCAAACCGAATTGCTCTTAAGGTTCGTAGTTGGTCTTCTTCAAACCTTTGTTCTGCATTGCCTACTGCTTTTATGAGTCTTTTTTCTATATCTTGTTTTCTGCCAAAGCAATCTATAATGTTTCCGTCAACATCCATTGCCATAGCATTGATAGTAAAGTCTCGTCTTGCAAGGTCTTGCTCTAAAGAACAACAGAACTCAACTTCAGCCTTTCTCCCATAACATTCTTTATCGATACGGAAAGTGGTAACCTCGATAGGAATACCATTATATATTATAGTAACTGTGCCGTGTTTTATCCCTGTAGGTATATATTTTAATCCCAGTTGTTTTGCTATGTTTGTTATTTCTTCTGGATTGCATGCAGTTGTTATATCTATATCCTTAATCGGTCTATCAAGAAAAATATCACGAATGCTTCCACCGCAAAGATAGTTATTACATCCTTTATTTTCTAATAAAGTCATAAATTCTAATGCTTTATCTATCATTTTTGCTCTCTATATTTGTTGGATTCTATTACATTTATGATTTCTTTACATCTTTGGTATATTTGCTCTATCAAGTCTGGATACAGTTTGGCTTCTATAGATTGTTCGAGTGTTTTGCTGTCAACTCGATACATACCACTGCCTCTTCCACCTGTCGTTTCTCTGGTATCTTCAAACACAGTAGCAGCTAATGGCACACTCCCGAAGATAATCCTACCTAAATATCCCGCTGGATTTTTAGTCTTAGTTCTGTGTTCCATTTCGGAATGTGTGCCTTTTTTATTTAGTGGTCTGTTAAGTCCACATAATGGACAACAGATATTAATAAATTGTGCCATAAGTTAGTCCTCTGGGCACTCTATGAAAAACTCTTGAGTATCATCGTCTATTAATATATCGCATTTTTTGTTGTTACGAACAGCAAATGGTACTCTGTCAATCTTAAAATCCTTAGCAACTTTTTGATTAAAATCAATAAACTCAATATCTTCTTGGGGATATGTTATTATTTTAGCCTTTTTAATTTGGTTACAGTATTGACACTTTTCATCTGTTATGACTTTTATACTCATTTTGAATGCTCTCCGCTATCTCTTTTACCTCTAAGTAGTAGTTTTGAACTTCGGGACTTAATTTCTTAAAAGCTTTTTTTGTTTCTAATGCTGTGGTTAAAATAATTGCTTTATTAGACAACTTTAGTATCTCTTCATTATTAACATTCATTTTTATTCTCTTGACACTCTTTCCAATCGCTAATTCGTGTCTGTCCATTACTGCTAATTTCCTGACTTGCTTTGTGTTATATAAAAGCACTACCTTGCAATAATCGGCAAGGTAGTGCTCTTAAAGATTACTTAGTAGCTTCCTTAGTAGCTTTCCCATATTTCTTATCCATAGCTTTGCTTACTGTGCCTAATGCTTCTTTAGCACATTCATAGAAATCTATTGCCTTTTTTCCTCTACAAGTTTTCAAAGCTCTCGCTCTGGATGAAGTCGTCTTATCACCCCCACGCCCAGTACGCCTCACTACTAAGCTACCAGTTGATGGCTTTACGAATATTTCAACAGCAGCTGAAATAGGAACAACTTTATCCTTATTTTTTCTTGACTTACTTTCGGCAATTGTTACTGCAATTGGCTCTGTTATAATTCGTCTGTTTGGCATTTCTTTATTTCACCTCCTTAGATTGATTTTGATTCTTTATTATAGAATACTATATTTTCTAATCTTTGTCAACCTTTTTACTTGACATTCTTGTATCCCAATGGTATAATAGTAGTATTATGATAAATGTAACTCGTTATGCTGTATATAAATTAGACTACTACTTTTTATGTATCCCAAATGTTCTAATTCCAGAAGATTTACAATCACAAGTAGTTACTGTGCTTAAGTCCGTTGGTATTACAGTAGGTATTAATATCCTTACTGTCAATATTTTGTCTGATGGGTTTTTTCATATCATCTTTTCTCAGACAGACTTAAATAAGTCTCTTGTGAGAATTATAAATTCTTTCAAGGGAGTAAGTTCTCGGTTACTCAGAAAGATTTTGCCAAGATTTAGATGGTATAAAGGCTATTTTATCTGTTCATTAGGTGAACAAAAAGTTTCAAATATTTATCGAATTTTCAAAAAGCCAATTACTGTTTAAGTATTCTTTTTGCTCTTTGTTTTAAAAAAAACAAATGATAGTTCTCTCTGCTTTCTGCCAGAGTTCTTTCTACTGTATGCCTTATACTGTGATCACTTATTATTTCTCTTAAGCGTAGAATTATCTCTCCTATAGTGCCGTCTAATATTAAGTCTAATTTGTCTCTATCTATGTTATTTGTCTCTTCAAATATTTTACATATTAATGCTTGATAACAGACATCTCTAACTAATGAATATTGTTTTAATGGTAATTTTAACTTCGCTACTTCTTTATATATATGCACCAATACTTCATTGATAAGGGTACGAGTTATAGTGTATTGATCTCTTTGATTTTCCCTTGCTAATTTATCTACTGTATTTACTACTTTACCCCTAAGGTCAAGAGTATCAAGTGTATTTTTTACTTCACCTTTAATTTCATTAGGTAAAGTATCTATCTTGTCATACACATTTCTAACTAAACTATCGATAAAGATTTGCTTGTTATTTGGAAAGTCTTTCAAAAGAATCATTTTCTATTTTTCCTTTGTAGGTTTTTCTTCCTTTTTGCCCATTTGTGTGGCTATAAGCAGTGCAGCAGCAATCCCTCCTGGTATAAGCAAAGTTTTCATATTGAAAGGCTTAGCTGTTGGCTCTGATGTTGTTATAGCCTCTACTACTGGTGCTCCTGTTACCAAAGGCTCAGTAGGCTTAGCAGCAGCAAGTTTAACTATAGGCTTAGCTGTCGGTGCTAAAGCAAGAAGTTTTTCTCGCCTTTCTTTCTCTGCTCTCAACTTTGCAATACTACTAATGCTACTCTTAAATTGCTTTTCTATATATGCACGGTATGCTGCAAGTGCTGAATCAAAAAGTTTTTTTCGCCTTTCTTCCTCTGCTCTCAACCTTGAGCGAGTACCATCTCTTTTCTGAGTGCCTTTCCCCAGTTCAGCAATGTATGCTCTTTCTGCTGCTTTATATTCATTTGCAGCAAGTGCTAAATCACGAAAAAT
Encoded here:
- a CDS encoding transposase, coding for MINVTRYAVYKLDYYFLCIPNVLIPEDLQSQVVTVLKSVGITVGINILTVNILSDGFFHIIFSQTDLNKSLVRIINSFKGVSSRLLRKILPRFRWYKGYFICSLGEQKVSNIYRIFKKPITV